A region of Excalfactoria chinensis isolate bCotChi1 chromosome 22, bCotChi1.hap2, whole genome shotgun sequence DNA encodes the following proteins:
- the TRAPPC3 gene encoding trafficking protein particle complex subunit 3 isoform X2, with the protein MSRQAGRGTESKKMNSELFTLTYGALVTQLCKDYENDEDVNKQLDKMGYNIGVRLIEDFLARSNVGRCHDFRETADVIAKIAFKMYLGITPSITNWSPGGDEFSLILENNPLVDFVELPDNHSSLIYSNLLCGVLRGALEMVQMAVDVKFVQDTLKGDSVTEIRMKFIRRIEDNLPAGEE; encoded by the exons ATGTCGCGCCAGGCCGGTCGCGGCACCGAGAGCAAGAAAATG AACTCAGAGCTCTTCACGCTGACGTACGGCGCTCTGGTCACTCAGCTGTGCAAGGACTACGAGAACGATGAAGATGTCAACAAGCAGCTTGACAAAAT GGGTTACAACATAGGAGTTCGGCTGATAGAAGACTTTCTGGCTCGATCCAATGTTGGAAGATGCCACGATTTCCGTGAAACTGCAGATGTTATTGCAAAG ATAGCATTTAAAATGTACCTGGGCATCACTCCAAGCATCACCAACTGGAGTCCTGGAGGAGACGAGTTCTCTCTGATCTTAGAAAATAACCCCCTGGTGGACTTTGTGGAGCTCCCCGACAACCACTCCTCTCTCATCTATTCCAACCTGTTGTGTGGAGTATTGCGAGGTGCCCTGGAAATG GTTCAGATGGCCGTGGATGTAAAGTTTGTCCAGGACACGCTGAAAGGGGACAGCGTGACGGAAATAAGAATGAAGTTCATCAGGCGGATTGAAGACAACCTTCCAGCTGGTGAAGAGTGA
- the LOC140261677 gene encoding uncharacterized protein isoform X1 yields the protein MRGARPHPNERSAPCRARRHPAAAEQLLMAMGQASARSAPAAARSGCREGAGPDALSRAMPCGAAAPCVPTPRTAVPMHPSVVSAWLGAVAVLLCTVLGSGWAEAQPFPFRDPTLPWHQRLEDLLGRLTPAEMVLQMARGGAMGNGPAPPIPRLGIGPYNWNTECLRGDAEAPGWATAFPQALGLAAAFSPELVYRVANATATEVRAKHNSFIAAGRYDDHTGLSCFSPVLNIMRHPLWGRNQETYGEDPYLTAELATSFVQGLQGQHPRYIKASAGCKHFSVHGGPENIPVSRLSFDAKVLERDWRTTFLPQFQACVRAGSYSFMCSYNRINGVPACANKKLLTDILRGEWGFEGYVVSDEGAVELILLGHRYTHTFLETAIASVNAGLNLELSYGMKRNVFMHIPKALAMGNITLETLRDRVRPLFYTRLRLGEFDPPSMNPYSSLELSVVQSPEHRSLALEAAIKSFVLLKNQRDTLPLRELHGKRLAVVGPFADNPRVLFGDYAPVPEPQYIYTPRRGLQTLPANVSFAAGCREPQCRVYSRAEVEDVVRGADVVLVCLGTGIDVEMEARDRKDLSLPGHQLQLLQDAVRAAAGHPVILLLFNAGPLDVSWAQAHDGVGAILACFFPAQATGLAIASVLLGEQGASPAGRLPATWPAGMHQVPSMENYTMEGRTYRYYGQEAPLYPFGYGLSYTTFHYRDLVLSPPVLPICANLSVSVVLENTGPRDSEEVVQLYLRWEQPSVPVPRWQLVAFRRVAVQAGGATKLSFGVLAAQRAVWMQQWQLEPGAFTLFAGGQQPGQQIRVPSEVLSAKFSVTGAARALHSC from the exons ATGCGAGGAGCTAGGCCGCATCCCAACGAGCGCTCAGCTCCATGCAGGGCCCGTAGGCATCCAGCTGCCGCTGAGCAGCTCCTGATGGCAATG GGCCAGGCTTCAGCGCGCTCcgccccagcagcagcacgcaGCGGATGCCGGGAGGGGGCTGGTCCCGATGCGCTGAGCCGAGCCATGCCGTGCGGAGCTGCTGCCCCATGTGTCCCGACCCCGAGGACTGCCGTCCCGATGCATCCCAGCGTGGTGTCAGCGTGGCTCGGAGCTGTGGCGGTGCTGCTGTGCACGGTGCTGGGCTCTGGGTGGGCTGAGGCACAGCCTTTTCCTTTCCGAGACCCAACGCTGCCCTGGCACCAACGCCTGGAGGACCTGCTGGGTCGTCTGACCCCCGCCGAGATGGTGCTGCAG ATGGCGAGAGGGGGAGCCATGGGGAACGGCCCCGCTCCCCCCATCCCACGGCTGGGCATCGGACCCTACAACTGGAACACCGAGTGCCTGCGGGGCGATGCGGAGGCACCCGGGTGGGCCACAGCTTTTCCCCAAGCTCTGGGGCTGGCCGCCGCCTTCAG ccctgagctCGTGTACCGAGTGGCCAACGCCACGGCCACCGAAGTGCGTGCCAAGCACAACTCCTTCATTGCTGCCGGCCGCTACGATGACCACACGGggctcagctgcttcagtcctGTGCTCAACATCATGAGGCACCCGCTGTGGGGCAGGAACCAG GAGACATACGGGGAGGACCCGTACctgacagcagagctggccaCGAGCTTcgtgcaggggctgcagggtcAGCACCCCCGCTACATCAAGGCCAGTGCTGGCTGCAAGCACTTCAGCGTGCACGGTGGCCCTGAGAACATCCCTGTCTCCAGGCTCAGCTTTGATGCCAAG GTGCTGGAGCGGGACTGGCGCACCACCTTCCTGCCCCAGTTCCAGGCATGCGTGCGTGCCGGGTCCTACAGCTTCATGTGCAGCTACAACAG GATCAACGGCGTCCCTGCCTGTGCCAACAAGAAGCTGCTGACAGACATCCTGCGGGGCGAGTGGGGCTTCGAGGGCTACGTGGTGAGCGACGAGGGGGCTGTGGAGCTCATCCTGCTGGGGCACCGTTACACACACACCTTCCTGGAGACGGCCATTG CATCGGTGAACGCCGGCCTCAACCTGGAGCTGTCCTACGGCATGAAGAGGAACGTCTTCATGCACATCCCTAAGGCCTTGGCCATGGGCAACATCACTCTGGAG ACGCTGCGTGACCGTGTGAGGCCCCTCTTCTACACGCGGCTGCGGCTGGGGGAGTTCGACCCCCCGTCCATGAATCCCTacagcagcctggagctgagcgtggtgcagagcccTGAGCACCGCAGCCTTGCTCTGGAGGCAGCCATCAAGAGCTTCGTGCTGCTGAAGAACCAGCGGGACACGCTGCCGCTCCGCGAGCTGCACGGCAAGCGCCTGGCG GTGGTGGGTCCCTTTGCAGACAACCCCCGTGTGCTGTTTGGGGACTACGCACCGGTGCCGGAGCCACAGTATATCTACACACCGCG GAGGGGACTGCAAACACTGCCAGCCAATGTCAGCTTTGCCGCGGGCTGCCGGGAGCCGCAGTGCAGGGTATACTCACGGGCTGAGGTGGAGGATGTGGTGCGGGGAGCTGATGTGGTGCTGGTGTGCCTGGGGACGG GGATAGATGTGGAGATGGAGGCGAGGGACCGCAAGGACCTGTCCCTGCCTGGacaccagctgcagctgctgcaggatgctgtgcgTGCAG CTGCTGGACACCCCGtcatcctgctgctgttcaaCGCGGGGCCTCTGGATGTGAGCTGGGCGCAGGCGCATGACGGCGTGGGGGCCATCCTGGCCTGTTTCTTTCCTGCCCAGGCCACCGGCCTGGCCATTGCCAGCGTCCTGCTGGGTGAGCAGGgggccagccctgcaggcaggcTGCCAGCCACATGGCCTGCAGGCATGCACCAG GTGCCCTCGATGGAGAACTACACTATGGAGGGGCGGACGTACCGCTACTATGGGCAGGAGGCCCCGCTCTACCCCTTTGGGTACGGGCTGTCCTACACCACCTTCCACTACCGGGACCTGGTGCTGAGCCCCCCAGTGCTGCCCATCTGCGCCAACCTCTCCGTGTCGGTGGTGCTGGAGAACACGGGGCCACGTGACAGTGAGGAG GTGGTGCAGCTGTACCTGCGTTGGGAGCAGCCATCTGTGCCGGTGCCGCGCTGGCAGCTGGTGGCTTTCCGCCGCGTGGCCGTTCAGGCTGGTGGTGCCACCAAGCTGTCCTTTGGGGTGCTGGCTGCCCAGCGTGCCGTCTGGATGCAGCAATGGCAGCTGGAGCCCGGAGCCTTCACCCTCTttgctggtgggcagcagccagGGCAGCAGATACGGGTGCCCTCAGAGGTGTTGAGCGCAAAGTTCAGTGTCACTGGGGCTGCCCGGGCGCTGCACAGCTGCTAG
- the LOC140261677 gene encoding uncharacterized protein isoform X2 has product MPCGAAAPCVPTPRTAVPMHPSVVSAWLGAVAVLLCTVLGSGWAEAQPFPFRDPTLPWHQRLEDLLGRLTPAEMVLQMARGGAMGNGPAPPIPRLGIGPYNWNTECLRGDAEAPGWATAFPQALGLAAAFSPELVYRVANATATEVRAKHNSFIAAGRYDDHTGLSCFSPVLNIMRHPLWGRNQETYGEDPYLTAELATSFVQGLQGQHPRYIKASAGCKHFSVHGGPENIPVSRLSFDAKVLERDWRTTFLPQFQACVRAGSYSFMCSYNRINGVPACANKKLLTDILRGEWGFEGYVVSDEGAVELILLGHRYTHTFLETAIASVNAGLNLELSYGMKRNVFMHIPKALAMGNITLETLRDRVRPLFYTRLRLGEFDPPSMNPYSSLELSVVQSPEHRSLALEAAIKSFVLLKNQRDTLPLRELHGKRLAVVGPFADNPRVLFGDYAPVPEPQYIYTPRRGLQTLPANVSFAAGCREPQCRVYSRAEVEDVVRGADVVLVCLGTGIDVEMEARDRKDLSLPGHQLQLLQDAVRAAAGHPVILLLFNAGPLDVSWAQAHDGVGAILACFFPAQATGLAIASVLLGEQGASPAGRLPATWPAGMHQVPSMENYTMEGRTYRYYGQEAPLYPFGYGLSYTTFHYRDLVLSPPVLPICANLSVSVVLENTGPRDSEEVVQLYLRWEQPSVPVPRWQLVAFRRVAVQAGGATKLSFGVLAAQRAVWMQQWQLEPGAFTLFAGGQQPGQQIRVPSEVLSAKFSVTGAARALHSC; this is encoded by the exons ATGCCGTGCGGAGCTGCTGCCCCATGTGTCCCGACCCCGAGGACTGCCGTCCCGATGCATCCCAGCGTGGTGTCAGCGTGGCTCGGAGCTGTGGCGGTGCTGCTGTGCACGGTGCTGGGCTCTGGGTGGGCTGAGGCACAGCCTTTTCCTTTCCGAGACCCAACGCTGCCCTGGCACCAACGCCTGGAGGACCTGCTGGGTCGTCTGACCCCCGCCGAGATGGTGCTGCAG ATGGCGAGAGGGGGAGCCATGGGGAACGGCCCCGCTCCCCCCATCCCACGGCTGGGCATCGGACCCTACAACTGGAACACCGAGTGCCTGCGGGGCGATGCGGAGGCACCCGGGTGGGCCACAGCTTTTCCCCAAGCTCTGGGGCTGGCCGCCGCCTTCAG ccctgagctCGTGTACCGAGTGGCCAACGCCACGGCCACCGAAGTGCGTGCCAAGCACAACTCCTTCATTGCTGCCGGCCGCTACGATGACCACACGGggctcagctgcttcagtcctGTGCTCAACATCATGAGGCACCCGCTGTGGGGCAGGAACCAG GAGACATACGGGGAGGACCCGTACctgacagcagagctggccaCGAGCTTcgtgcaggggctgcagggtcAGCACCCCCGCTACATCAAGGCCAGTGCTGGCTGCAAGCACTTCAGCGTGCACGGTGGCCCTGAGAACATCCCTGTCTCCAGGCTCAGCTTTGATGCCAAG GTGCTGGAGCGGGACTGGCGCACCACCTTCCTGCCCCAGTTCCAGGCATGCGTGCGTGCCGGGTCCTACAGCTTCATGTGCAGCTACAACAG GATCAACGGCGTCCCTGCCTGTGCCAACAAGAAGCTGCTGACAGACATCCTGCGGGGCGAGTGGGGCTTCGAGGGCTACGTGGTGAGCGACGAGGGGGCTGTGGAGCTCATCCTGCTGGGGCACCGTTACACACACACCTTCCTGGAGACGGCCATTG CATCGGTGAACGCCGGCCTCAACCTGGAGCTGTCCTACGGCATGAAGAGGAACGTCTTCATGCACATCCCTAAGGCCTTGGCCATGGGCAACATCACTCTGGAG ACGCTGCGTGACCGTGTGAGGCCCCTCTTCTACACGCGGCTGCGGCTGGGGGAGTTCGACCCCCCGTCCATGAATCCCTacagcagcctggagctgagcgtggtgcagagcccTGAGCACCGCAGCCTTGCTCTGGAGGCAGCCATCAAGAGCTTCGTGCTGCTGAAGAACCAGCGGGACACGCTGCCGCTCCGCGAGCTGCACGGCAAGCGCCTGGCG GTGGTGGGTCCCTTTGCAGACAACCCCCGTGTGCTGTTTGGGGACTACGCACCGGTGCCGGAGCCACAGTATATCTACACACCGCG GAGGGGACTGCAAACACTGCCAGCCAATGTCAGCTTTGCCGCGGGCTGCCGGGAGCCGCAGTGCAGGGTATACTCACGGGCTGAGGTGGAGGATGTGGTGCGGGGAGCTGATGTGGTGCTGGTGTGCCTGGGGACGG GGATAGATGTGGAGATGGAGGCGAGGGACCGCAAGGACCTGTCCCTGCCTGGacaccagctgcagctgctgcaggatgctgtgcgTGCAG CTGCTGGACACCCCGtcatcctgctgctgttcaaCGCGGGGCCTCTGGATGTGAGCTGGGCGCAGGCGCATGACGGCGTGGGGGCCATCCTGGCCTGTTTCTTTCCTGCCCAGGCCACCGGCCTGGCCATTGCCAGCGTCCTGCTGGGTGAGCAGGgggccagccctgcaggcaggcTGCCAGCCACATGGCCTGCAGGCATGCACCAG GTGCCCTCGATGGAGAACTACACTATGGAGGGGCGGACGTACCGCTACTATGGGCAGGAGGCCCCGCTCTACCCCTTTGGGTACGGGCTGTCCTACACCACCTTCCACTACCGGGACCTGGTGCTGAGCCCCCCAGTGCTGCCCATCTGCGCCAACCTCTCCGTGTCGGTGGTGCTGGAGAACACGGGGCCACGTGACAGTGAGGAG GTGGTGCAGCTGTACCTGCGTTGGGAGCAGCCATCTGTGCCGGTGCCGCGCTGGCAGCTGGTGGCTTTCCGCCGCGTGGCCGTTCAGGCTGGTGGTGCCACCAAGCTGTCCTTTGGGGTGCTGGCTGCCCAGCGTGCCGTCTGGATGCAGCAATGGCAGCTGGAGCCCGGAGCCTTCACCCTCTttgctggtgggcagcagccagGGCAGCAGATACGGGTGCCCTCAGAGGTGTTGAGCGCAAAGTTCAGTGTCACTGGGGCTGCCCGGGCGCTGCACAGCTGCTAG
- the TRAPPC3 gene encoding trafficking protein particle complex subunit 3 isoform X1, whose amino-acid sequence MSRQAGRGTESKKMYWYLPFISPSASMHLMNSELFTLTYGALVTQLCKDYENDEDVNKQLDKMGYNIGVRLIEDFLARSNVGRCHDFRETADVIAKIAFKMYLGITPSITNWSPGGDEFSLILENNPLVDFVELPDNHSSLIYSNLLCGVLRGALEMVQMAVDVKFVQDTLKGDSVTEIRMKFIRRIEDNLPAGEE is encoded by the exons ATGTCGCGCCAGGCCGGTCGCGGCACCGAGAGCAAGAAAATG TATTGGTATTTGCCATTCATTTCACCTTCTGCATCTATGCATCTCATG AACTCAGAGCTCTTCACGCTGACGTACGGCGCTCTGGTCACTCAGCTGTGCAAGGACTACGAGAACGATGAAGATGTCAACAAGCAGCTTGACAAAAT GGGTTACAACATAGGAGTTCGGCTGATAGAAGACTTTCTGGCTCGATCCAATGTTGGAAGATGCCACGATTTCCGTGAAACTGCAGATGTTATTGCAAAG ATAGCATTTAAAATGTACCTGGGCATCACTCCAAGCATCACCAACTGGAGTCCTGGAGGAGACGAGTTCTCTCTGATCTTAGAAAATAACCCCCTGGTGGACTTTGTGGAGCTCCCCGACAACCACTCCTCTCTCATCTATTCCAACCTGTTGTGTGGAGTATTGCGAGGTGCCCTGGAAATG GTTCAGATGGCCGTGGATGTAAAGTTTGTCCAGGACACGCTGAAAGGGGACAGCGTGACGGAAATAAGAATGAAGTTCATCAGGCGGATTGAAGACAACCTTCCAGCTGGTGAAGAGTGA